A genomic stretch from Capricornis sumatraensis isolate serow.1 chromosome 4, serow.2, whole genome shotgun sequence includes:
- the IL2RB gene encoding interleukin-2 receptor subunit beta, with protein sequence MAAPALSRCLSLLVLLLSLAIPQASTAVNGTSNITCFYNSRANVSCIWNHDEGLRATTCYLHSRQPPREQVFPTKNWNHTCELQQVKPGSWACNLVLGPSPESQKLTVVDFMKLTVMCSEGGKWRRMITRDIKPFDYIRLVPPHSLRVAHIETRRCNITWTISQVSHYIQDVMEFEVRTRSAGRSWEDVPLLILKQNQRWIFLENLTPGMEYELQVRAKPHLGSHEVWSHWSQPLAFRTVPAETEKKIPPLPWLVPIFLGVGSFFGLVFLVYFLGSFQCIRLRLKNVLKCHIPDPSEFFPQLSSEHGGDFQKWLSSPFPSSSFSRSGPDPEISPLEVLDRDAKATQLFLLQQDKGSLSLAETSGHSVTSCFTNQGYFFFHLPDALEIEACQVYFVYDPCTEELNEGGPRAPEGALLPPLPTPPGDDDAYCTFPPGEDLLLFSPSLLSGPGPLNTSQQGTGAGEERLASSPQEGIPGDSIPQPLGPPVLEAPDLVDIQSPPEHELGEAREKVPGPSPREGTSFPWASPPGQGQVRAPTACLTLNTDAYLSLQELQDRDPAYLV encoded by the exons ATGGCGGCTCCGGCTCTGTCCCGCTGTCTGTCCCTCCTCGTCCTCCTCTTGTCCCTGGCCATCCCTCAGGCATCTACAGCAGTGAACGG TACTTCCAACATCACATGCTTCTATAACTCGAGAGCCAACGTCTCCTGCATCTGGAACCATGATGAGGGCCTGCGGGCCACCACCTGCTACTTGCACAGCCGTCAGCCTCCAAG AGAGCAGGTTTTTCCTACAAAAAATTGGAACCACACCTGTGAGCTGCAACAAGTGAAGCCGGGATCCTGGGCATGCAACCTGGTCCTGGGACCTTCTCCAGAA TCTCAGAAACTGACCGTAGTGGACTTCATGAAATTGACGGTGATGTGCTCTGAAGGCGGGAAGTGGAGGAGGATGATTACCCGGGATATCAAGCCCTTTGATTACA TTCGTCTGGTTCCACCCCACTCACTCCGAGTCGCCCACATAGAGACCCGTAGGTGCAACATAACCTGGACCATCTCCCAGGTATCCCACTACATCCAAGACGTCATGGAATTTGAGGTCCGGACTAGGTCTGCGGGCCGCAGCTGGGAG GACGTCCCGCTACTGATCCTCAAGCAGAACCAGCGATGgatcttcctggagaatctcactcCAGGCATGGAATATGAGCTTCAGGTGCGGGCCAAGCCCCACCTAGGCAGCCATGAGGTTTGGAGCCACTGGAGCCAGCCCCTGGCCTTCAGGACAGTCCCTGCAG AAACCGAGAAGAAGATCCCACCTCTCCCTTGGTTGGTCCCCATCTTCCTGGGCGTTGGCAGTTTCTTTGGTCTTGTCTTCTTGGTTTACTTTCTGGGCAGCTTCCAGTGCATCAGGCTACG GCTGAAGAACGTTCTCAAGTGTCACATCCCAGACCCCTCGGAGTTTTTTCCCCAGCTGAGCTCTGAGCATGGAGGAGATTTCCAG AAGTGGCTCTCTTCACCTTTCCCCTCGTCCTCCTTCAGCCGCAGTGGCCCAGACCCCGAGATCTCCCCACTGGAGGTGTTGGACAGGGacgccaaggccacacagctgttCCTGCTGCAGCAGGACAAGGGCTCATTGTCCTTAGCTGAGACCAGCGGCCACTCGGTGACCAGCTGCTTCACCAACCAAGGCTACTTCTTCTTCCACCTCCCAGATGCCCTAGAGATTGAGGCCTGCCAGGTGTACTTCGTTTACgacccatgcacagaggagcttaaTGAGGGTGGGCCCAGGGCCCCTGAAGGAGCTCTCCTTCCACCCCTGCCGACTCCACCAGGGGATGACGATGCCTACTGCACCTTCCCCCCCGGAGAAGACCTGCTACTCTTCTCTCCGAGTCTCCTCAGTGGCCCAGGCCCCCTGAACACTTCCCAGCAGGGCACTGGGGCTGGTGAAGAGAGGCTGGCCTCCAGCCCACAGGAGGGAATCCCTGGAGATTCGATCCCCCAGCCACTGGGGCCTCCTGTTCTGGAAGCCCCTGACCTGGTGGATATTCAGTCACCCCCAGAGCATGAGCTGGGAGAAGCAAGAGAGAAGGTACCTGGCCCCAGTCCAAGGGAGGGGACCAGCTTCCCCTGGGCCAGCCCTCCCGGGCAAGGCCAAGTCAGGGCCCCCACTGCCTGCCTGACCCTGAACACTGATGCCTACCTATCCCTCCAAGAGCTCCAGGATCGGGACCCAGCTTACTTGGTGTAG